In one Novosphingopyxis iocasae genomic region, the following are encoded:
- a CDS encoding cytochrome P450: protein MATAFKTTAAEEAPKDTVVNTAPHDWDVSRPEIYAEDRWQPIFAEMRREAPINKIVDSGYGDYWNITTAKPIQHIEALPDLFSSEATGITLVGKEAQDLPEDQVVEMPMFIAMDRPKHTEQRRVVAPAFTPSEMTRLTDDVRGRTAEILDNLPLGQSFDWVDQVSIELTTQMLALLFDFPWEDRRKLTFWSDWAGNVEAMRTEELRQERLGHMYEMGAYFQKLWNERLEAGEAPDLLSRMIHSEMRDMDPMTFMGNLILLIVGGNDTTRNTMSAYAYGLDQFPDERAKLEQNPDLIPNAVQELIRWQTPLAHMKRTATQDTELFGHQIKEGDRLALWYISANRDESVFEDPDRLIVDRENARRHLAFGYGIHRCVGARLAELQVRILLEEMAKRRLRANVIGEPDRVPACFVHGYRAMDVELSRY from the coding sequence ATGGCCACCGCTTTCAAGACCACCGCCGCCGAAGAGGCGCCCAAGGATACGGTGGTGAACACCGCCCCGCATGACTGGGACGTCAGCCGACCGGAAATCTACGCCGAGGACCGCTGGCAGCCGATTTTTGCAGAGATGCGGAGGGAAGCCCCCATCAACAAGATCGTCGATTCGGGCTATGGCGATTACTGGAACATCACCACGGCCAAGCCGATCCAGCATATCGAGGCGCTGCCAGACCTGTTCTCGTCCGAGGCAACCGGCATCACGCTGGTCGGCAAGGAAGCGCAGGACCTGCCGGAAGATCAGGTGGTCGAAATGCCGATGTTCATCGCGATGGACCGGCCCAAACATACCGAACAGCGCCGCGTGGTCGCGCCTGCCTTTACGCCGAGCGAGATGACCCGGCTGACCGATGATGTGCGTGGACGGACCGCGGAAATCCTCGACAATCTGCCGCTTGGCCAAAGCTTCGACTGGGTCGATCAGGTCTCGATCGAGCTGACCACGCAGATGCTCGCACTGCTGTTCGATTTTCCGTGGGAGGACCGGCGCAAGCTCACTTTCTGGTCCGACTGGGCGGGCAATGTGGAGGCGATGCGCACCGAGGAACTGCGCCAGGAACGGCTCGGCCACATGTATGAGATGGGGGCCTATTTCCAGAAGCTCTGGAACGAGCGGCTGGAGGCGGGAGAGGCGCCCGATCTGCTTTCCCGCATGATCCATTCGGAGATGCGCGACATGGATCCGATGACCTTCATGGGCAATCTGATCCTGCTGATCGTGGGCGGCAACGACACCACCCGCAACACCATGTCGGCCTATGCTTATGGGCTCGACCAGTTTCCGGATGAGCGCGCGAAGCTGGAGCAGAACCCGGACCTGATCCCCAATGCGGTGCAGGAGCTAATCCGCTGGCAGACGCCGCTGGCGCATATGAAGCGCACCGCCACGCAGGATACCGAATTGTTCGGCCATCAAATCAAGGAAGGGGATCGGCTCGCGCTCTGGTACATCTCCGCCAATCGCGATGAGAGCGTCTTCGAAGATCCGGACCGGCTTATCGTCGACCGGGAGAATGCGCGCCGCCACCTTGCCTTCGGGTACGGCATCCACCGCTGCGTCGGCGCGCGGCTCGCTGAATTGCAGGTACGCATTCTCCTGGAGGAAATGGCCAAGCGCCGCCTGCGCGCCAATGTGATCGGTGAGCCGGACCGGGTGCCGGCCTGCTTCGTCCACGGCTACCGCGCGATGGATGTGGAGCTCAGCCGCTACTGA
- a CDS encoding ABC transporter permease, whose amino-acid sequence MNETLRAAWVIGRRDFTAVVLSKAFLMFLLGPLFPVAAGVLFGSLGSSVAEDIGADVVGISMPAGEAQALAATRASLSQAMGERRYPELRILPDDGRPAADWLKESDQAEAGGEGADKGKLAAVLSGSFAAPILTATADQAQNLGPELALLISQTQNGGGQLKSLRVDTVQSSAGGMQRAQLLTGQAGQFLLFLLVMLLAGMVLSNLVEEKSNKIIEILAAAVPIDAVFIGKLFAMLAMALVGIAVWGAAGIAALQIWGPGLPNLPVPAVGWPAFIVLGIVYFAMAYLILGSLFLGIGAMASTVREVQTLSMPVTMLQMFVFGFAFYTVSKIGQPVEIIACVVPFTSPFAMIARAAQVQELWPHLVALIGQAAFALLVVRMSAMLFRRNVMKSGASGGAWAALFGKRKAA is encoded by the coding sequence ATGAACGAGACACTGCGCGCAGCCTGGGTGATCGGCCGGCGGGATTTCACCGCGGTCGTCCTATCCAAGGCGTTCCTCATGTTCCTGTTGGGGCCGCTGTTTCCGGTGGCTGCGGGCGTACTGTTCGGCTCGCTCGGCAGTTCGGTGGCCGAGGATATCGGCGCGGACGTGGTCGGCATCAGCATGCCCGCAGGCGAGGCGCAGGCCCTTGCGGCCACGCGCGCCAGCCTCTCCCAAGCAATGGGCGAAAGACGCTATCCGGAACTTCGTATCCTGCCGGACGATGGCCGCCCTGCTGCCGACTGGCTGAAGGAATCCGATCAGGCGGAGGCCGGCGGAGAAGGCGCTGATAAGGGCAAGCTCGCTGCGGTGCTGAGCGGCAGCTTCGCGGCCCCCATACTCACCGCGACAGCGGATCAGGCGCAAAATCTGGGCCCGGAACTGGCGCTTCTTATCAGCCAGACCCAGAATGGCGGCGGGCAATTGAAGTCGCTGCGGGTGGATACCGTGCAGTCGAGCGCGGGCGGCATGCAGCGTGCGCAGCTGCTGACCGGACAGGCCGGACAATTCCTGCTGTTCCTTCTCGTCATGCTGCTGGCGGGCATGGTGCTTTCCAACCTCGTCGAGGAAAAATCGAACAAGATCATCGAGATTCTGGCTGCCGCCGTGCCGATCGACGCGGTGTTCATCGGCAAGCTGTTTGCCATGCTGGCGATGGCGTTGGTGGGCATCGCGGTATGGGGCGCGGCGGGTATCGCGGCGTTGCAGATCTGGGGGCCGGGCTTGCCCAATCTGCCGGTCCCTGCAGTGGGCTGGCCGGCGTTCATTGTTCTGGGCATTGTCTATTTCGCGATGGCCTACCTCATCCTGGGCTCGCTGTTCCTCGGCATCGGCGCGATGGCCAGCACGGTACGCGAGGTGCAGACGCTTTCCATGCCGGTGACGATGCTGCAAATGTTCGTCTTCGGTTTCGCCTTCTACACCGTCAGCAAGATCGGCCAGCCGGTCGAAATCATTGCCTGCGTTGTGCCGTTCACCTCCCCCTTCGCGATGATCGCGCGGGCCGCGCAGGTGCAGGAGCTGTGGCCGCATCTCGTGGCGCTGATCGGACAGGCAGCGTTCGCGCTGCTCGTGGTGCGGATGAGCGCAATGCTGTTCCGGCGCAATGTGATGAAGTCGGGTGCAAGCGGCGGCGCTTGGGCCGCTCTGTTTGGCAAGCGCAAGGCCGCCTGA
- a CDS encoding ABC transporter ATP-binding protein, which yields MGNNAIEARGLVKRFGNTTAVGGVDLNVPEGSITGMLGPNGAGKTTLLRMLLGIIDPDEGTRTLLGSNKPLKRAHEVGYLPEERGLYQSMKAVDTIAFMGALRHQPLDEGRKRGRVLLEEAGLGHAAEKKIKELSKGMAQTVQLLGTIVHRPRLIVLDEPFSGLDAINQGKLERLIREQAEAGVTVIFSTHVIAHAERLCENVAIVAGGKVRFDGSVEAARDRLRPQVHLETRETDGPWRSALPAGTEREGHWWHFTLPDGGPEPLLGALIEGNAGIRSLSIERPGLHDAFVAIAGEAAAAELQQSQAEGAAR from the coding sequence ATGGGGAACAATGCAATCGAAGCCCGCGGGCTGGTCAAACGGTTCGGCAACACCACGGCGGTGGGCGGGGTGGACCTGAACGTGCCGGAGGGCAGCATCACCGGCATGCTGGGGCCCAATGGCGCGGGCAAGACGACGCTTTTGCGCATGCTTCTGGGCATTATCGATCCCGATGAGGGCACGCGCACGCTGCTCGGCAGCAACAAGCCGCTGAAGCGCGCGCACGAAGTCGGCTATCTTCCCGAGGAGCGCGGGCTTTATCAGTCAATGAAGGCGGTCGATACCATCGCGTTCATGGGCGCGCTGCGCCATCAGCCGCTGGACGAAGGGCGCAAGCGCGGCCGCGTGTTGCTGGAGGAAGCGGGCCTCGGCCATGCCGCCGAGAAGAAGATCAAGGAACTCAGCAAGGGCATGGCGCAGACGGTGCAGCTGCTCGGCACCATTGTCCATCGGCCCCGGCTGATCGTGCTGGATGAGCCCTTCTCGGGGCTCGACGCCATCAATCAGGGTAAGCTGGAGCGCCTGATCCGCGAACAGGCGGAAGCGGGCGTCACCGTCATTTTCTCCACCCATGTCATCGCCCATGCCGAACGGCTTTGCGAGAATGTCGCGATCGTCGCCGGCGGCAAGGTGCGCTTCGACGGCAGCGTGGAGGCGGCGCGCGATCGCCTGCGCCCGCAAGTGCATCTGGAAACGCGCGAAACCGACGGCCCATGGCGCAGCGCGCTGCCTGCCGGGACAGAGCGCGAGGGTCATTGGTGGCACTTCACCCTGCCCGATGGCGGACCCGAGCCGCTGCTCGGCGCGCTGATCGAAGGAAATGCCGGCATCCGATCACTGTCGATCGAGCGGCCGGGGCTTCACGACGCTTTTGTTGCCATCGCCGGGGAAGCGGCGGCGGCCGAACTGCAACAGAGCCAGGCCGAGGGAGCTGCCCGATGA
- the queG gene encoding tRNA epoxyqueuosine(34) reductase QueG, with product MNGRKASMEDRLKAQAAQEGFAACGIAPARLAPETGERLKAWLAAGAHGDMIWMEGRADQRAQPQTLWPEVRSVIMLAMSYAPGDDLTAYDPAANRQAASHGRISVYARGKDYHDIVKKALKRLARWFVEETGEQVKVFVDTAPVMEKPLAEAAGIGWQGKHTNLLSRDLGNWFFLGAIYTTADLAADEPGRERCGSCDACQRACPTDAFPAPFRLDARRCISFLTIENKGPIPRALRPGIGNHIYGCDDCLAACPWNKFAKAGAANKAFLPRAELVAPPLADLLALDDAAFRAVFSGSPIKRSGRDRMVRNAAIAAGNSADPDLVTPLLPLLDDEAPTVRGAAIWALEQLDPQRFAEERVLRLAGERDASVRFEWNGRCPIEAEPVRDQKM from the coding sequence ATGAACGGGCGCAAGGCTTCGATGGAGGACAGGCTGAAAGCGCAGGCCGCGCAGGAAGGCTTTGCCGCCTGCGGCATTGCGCCCGCCCGGCTTGCCCCCGAAACCGGCGAGCGGCTGAAGGCCTGGCTCGCCGCGGGCGCGCATGGCGATATGATCTGGATGGAAGGCCGCGCCGATCAGCGCGCACAGCCGCAGACCCTGTGGCCCGAGGTGCGATCGGTGATTATGCTGGCGATGAGCTATGCGCCCGGCGACGATCTGACCGCCTATGATCCCGCCGCTAATCGGCAAGCCGCTAGCCATGGCCGCATATCGGTCTATGCGCGCGGGAAGGATTATCACGACATCGTCAAGAAGGCGCTGAAGCGGCTCGCACGCTGGTTCGTCGAGGAAACGGGCGAGCAGGTGAAGGTGTTCGTCGATACCGCACCGGTGATGGAGAAGCCGCTGGCCGAGGCGGCGGGCATCGGCTGGCAGGGCAAGCACACCAATCTTCTCAGCCGCGATCTGGGCAACTGGTTCTTCCTCGGCGCGATCTATACCACCGCCGATCTGGCCGCCGACGAACCGGGGCGCGAGCGCTGCGGCAGCTGCGATGCATGCCAGCGCGCCTGCCCCACCGATGCCTTCCCTGCGCCCTTCCGGCTCGACGCGCGGCGCTGCATCTCCTTCCTCACCATCGAGAACAAGGGGCCGATCCCGCGCGCGCTGCGCCCCGGCATCGGCAACCACATCTATGGCTGCGACGATTGCCTGGCCGCCTGCCCATGGAACAAATTCGCGAAGGCCGGGGCGGCCAACAAGGCCTTCCTGCCACGCGCCGAACTGGTCGCCCCGCCGCTCGCCGATCTGCTGGCACTCGACGATGCGGCGTTTCGCGCGGTGTTCTCCGGCTCGCCGATCAAGCGTTCGGGCCGCGACCGGATGGTGCGCAACGCGGCAATAGCGGCGGGCAATAGCGCCGATCCCGATCTGGTGACGCCGCTGCTGCCGCTGCTGGACGACGAAGCGCCCACGGTCCGCGGGGCGGCGATCTGGGCGCTGGAACAGCTTGATCCGCAGCGATTCGCGGAGGAACGCGTTTTACGGCTGGCCGGAGAGCGAGACGCAAGCGTCCGCTTCGAATGGAACGGGCGCTGTCCCATTGAGGCCGAGCCGGTGCGCGATCAGAAGATGTAA
- a CDS encoding EI24 domain-containing protein codes for MLRALALAIRQLGDRAILAVLVKSVALTLLIFAALGTAVYFGFSALLERIGWNEASTGLVAAFGALLLVVFGGLVLFRAVALAVIGFFAEDVVEAVERRYYPARAASAVPPSAWRGLKIGLRSALRAILWNLIALPLYFALLITAVGAPMVFLIVNAFLIGKDLQEMVIARHDASPDSTPERIAPVPRFVLGLIAAVGLGIPFLNLVVPVIAAAMAAHMIHGPRSGRTVTA; via the coding sequence ATGCTCCGCGCCCTTGCCCTCGCCATTCGCCAGCTTGGTGACCGCGCCATCTTGGCGGTGCTTGTCAAAAGCGTGGCGCTGACGCTGCTGATCTTCGCCGCGCTGGGCACGGCGGTGTATTTCGGGTTTTCGGCATTGCTGGAGCGGATCGGATGGAACGAGGCATCGACCGGACTGGTCGCCGCCTTCGGCGCCTTGCTGCTGGTCGTCTTCGGCGGGCTCGTCCTGTTCCGCGCGGTCGCCCTCGCGGTGATCGGTTTCTTCGCCGAAGATGTGGTGGAGGCGGTCGAACGCCGATATTACCCTGCGCGTGCGGCGAGCGCGGTGCCGCCATCGGCCTGGCGCGGCCTCAAGATCGGCCTCCGGTCGGCGCTTCGCGCGATCCTCTGGAACCTCATCGCGCTGCCGCTTTATTTCGCGCTGCTGATCACCGCGGTTGGCGCGCCGATGGTGTTCCTGATCGTGAACGCCTTCCTGATCGGCAAGGATCTTCAGGAGATGGTGATCGCGCGGCATGACGCTTCCCCGGACAGCACGCCGGAGCGGATTGCGCCGGTGCCGCGCTTCGTTCTGGGATTGATTGCGGCCGTCGGCCTCGGCATCCCCTTCCTCAATCTGGTCGTCCCGGTTATTGCGGCGGCGATGGCGGCGCACATGATCCATGGCCCGCGCTCGGGCAGGACGGTGACGGCATGA
- a CDS encoding adenosine kinase — protein MTDTTYDVLAIGNAIVDVLAQTDDQLIADEGLTKGGMSLIDADRAVSLYEKMGQGQEISGGAAANTLAGLAMLGAKCRFIGQVAKDQLGEVYAHDLGAVGVDFTHPPRDGDVPTGRCLILVSPDGERTMNTFLGASHYLPGSAIDEKAIAGAKIVFLEGYMWDPPEPRAAMRRALEIARESDTQIAFSTCADFCVHTHRKDFRKLIDDGLIDILFANEEEAGILEDSDPEAAIESLGKDVPLLVVTRGPNGAIAVKDGERFETKALPTTVIDTTGAGDLFAAGFLSGHLKGESVTRCLEMGAVAAAEVVSHFGARPEQDLTKLMAEKLG, from the coding sequence ATGACCGACACCACTTACGACGTGCTCGCGATCGGCAATGCCATCGTCGACGTGCTCGCCCAGACCGACGACCAGCTCATCGCCGATGAGGGCCTTACCAAAGGCGGCATGTCCCTGATCGACGCGGACCGTGCCGTCAGCCTTTACGAGAAAATGGGCCAGGGCCAGGAAATCAGCGGCGGCGCGGCGGCCAATACGCTGGCGGGCCTTGCCATGCTAGGCGCGAAGTGCCGGTTCATCGGCCAGGTCGCAAAGGATCAGCTGGGCGAGGTCTATGCGCATGATCTGGGTGCGGTAGGCGTGGATTTCACCCATCCGCCGCGCGATGGCGACGTGCCCACGGGCCGCTGCCTGATCCTGGTTTCGCCCGATGGCGAGCGCACGATGAATACGTTCCTCGGCGCATCGCACTATCTGCCAGGCAGCGCGATCGACGAAAAGGCGATCGCCGGCGCAAAGATCGTGTTTCTGGAAGGCTATATGTGGGATCCGCCGGAGCCGCGTGCCGCAATGCGCCGGGCGCTCGAGATCGCACGCGAATCGGACACGCAGATCGCCTTCAGCACCTGCGCCGATTTCTGCGTCCACACGCACCGCAAGGATTTCCGCAAGCTGATCGATGACGGGCTGATCGACATCCTGTTCGCCAATGAAGAGGAAGCCGGCATCCTGGAGGACAGCGATCCCGAGGCAGCGATCGAAAGCCTGGGCAAGGACGTGCCGCTGCTCGTGGTGACGCGCGGACCGAACGGCGCGATCGCGGTGAAGGACGGCGAACGGTTCGAAACCAAGGCGCTGCCGACCACCGTGATCGACACCACCGGCGCGGGCGATCTGTTTGCTGCTGGCTTCCTGTCCGGGCACCTGAAGGGCGAAAGCGTGACCCGCTGCCTGGAGATGGGCGCGGTCGCGGCGGCCGAGGTGGTTTCGCATTTCGGTGCGCGTCCGGAGCAGGACCTTACCAAGCTGATGGCCGAAAAACTGGGCTGA
- a CDS encoding oligosaccharide flippase family protein, with translation MDGHSARDERDIAALAKGGRTNITGFVLRLAARLPFLFIAGRMYGPELLGRFAYAILIVEFAAQLATMGLRRGLAEQLSEIEDGHSALVYDGILLAVLVSLVAGAALIAVPQIMYPNSEIRGLDRMLPLVIPAIAVTEITLAALAYRYDIKATVRARAIVEPWTVSIAAFPLYYIFPRDGLVISYVISMVAALITALIPFFRSYGLPKNWKPQFSGLLEMSRRNFPLAAADGVEWGSRRLDLAILGLFASPAVVGIYYVAQQVASLPQKLKTSFDPILGPVITRNLKDDRKGAIAAQVSQVGFWIIAAQMAVSLALGLPGEAVMGVIGPEFVGGTGALAFLLMAEVAAAPAVVSEATLVYIARHRNLVISLSVLAFQAALSVGLLLLARHLEFPPLYVGAMPALALMISLGLMSALKSRLLARLLAAPVGVWRWALVWAAAATVPTFYIFSLLPEWTELVLGIPAIMAVYGVIIWKLGFGDDDRALFRKAGGRDARESEEEKALRKSQN, from the coding sequence GTGGACGGCCATAGCGCGCGCGACGAGCGTGACATCGCAGCGCTTGCCAAGGGCGGGCGGACCAATATCACGGGTTTCGTGCTGCGCCTTGCCGCGCGTCTGCCGTTCCTGTTCATCGCCGGGCGCATGTACGGGCCGGAGCTGCTCGGGCGTTTCGCCTATGCCATCCTGATCGTCGAATTTGCCGCGCAGCTCGCCACCATGGGGCTGCGGCGCGGGTTGGCCGAACAATTGTCGGAAATCGAGGATGGGCACAGTGCGCTCGTCTATGACGGTATTCTGCTTGCGGTCCTCGTGTCGCTGGTAGCCGGCGCGGCCCTCATCGCCGTGCCGCAGATCATGTATCCCAATAGCGAGATTCGCGGGCTGGACCGAATGCTGCCGCTCGTCATCCCGGCGATTGCGGTGACGGAGATCACGCTGGCGGCGCTCGCCTATCGCTATGATATCAAGGCGACCGTTCGGGCGCGCGCGATCGTGGAGCCGTGGACGGTCTCGATCGCGGCTTTCCCGCTTTACTACATCTTCCCGCGTGACGGGCTTGTCATCTCCTACGTCATCTCGATGGTCGCGGCGCTGATTACGGCGCTGATCCCTTTCTTCCGCAGCTACGGCTTGCCGAAGAACTGGAAGCCACAATTTTCCGGACTGCTGGAGATGAGCCGCCGCAATTTTCCGCTCGCCGCGGCGGACGGTGTGGAGTGGGGCAGCCGAAGGCTCGATCTGGCAATCCTCGGCCTGTTTGCGTCGCCTGCCGTGGTCGGCATTTATTATGTGGCGCAGCAGGTCGCCAGCCTGCCGCAGAAGCTGAAGACCAGTTTTGATCCGATCCTGGGGCCCGTCATCACGCGCAATCTGAAGGACGATCGCAAGGGAGCGATCGCCGCGCAGGTAAGCCAGGTGGGGTTCTGGATCATTGCTGCACAGATGGCGGTCAGCCTGGCGCTGGGGCTTCCAGGCGAGGCGGTGATGGGCGTCATCGGCCCGGAATTCGTGGGCGGCACCGGCGCGCTTGCGTTTCTTCTGATGGCAGAGGTTGCCGCCGCGCCCGCCGTGGTGAGCGAGGCGACGCTCGTCTACATCGCGCGCCACCGCAATCTTGTGATTTCCTTGAGCGTCCTGGCGTTTCAGGCGGCACTCAGTGTGGGGCTTCTGCTGCTTGCGCGGCATCTGGAATTTCCGCCGCTCTATGTCGGCGCGATGCCGGCTCTTGCGCTGATGATATCGCTCGGCCTGATGTCGGCGCTGAAGTCGCGCTTGCTTGCGCGGCTGCTGGCCGCGCCGGTTGGCGTATGGCGCTGGGCGCTGGTATGGGCGGCGGCGGCCACCGTGCCGACCTTCTATATCTTTTCCCTATTACCCGAATGGACCGAGCTGGTGCTCGGCATTCCCGCGATCATGGCGGTTTATGGCGTGATCATCTGGAAGCTCGGCTTCGGCGATGACGACCGCGCGCTGTTCCGCAAGGCGGGCGGGCGGGATGCGCGTGAGAGCGAAGAGGAAAAGGCGCTCCGCAAGAGCCAAAATTAG